A genome region from Synchiropus splendidus isolate RoL2022-P1 chromosome 5, RoL_Sspl_1.0, whole genome shotgun sequence includes the following:
- the eva1a gene encoding protein eva-1 homolog A, producing MSATTTGSPNMEVTVVTQEMALLSNILAAYTFIVDQPERTTLVFVSGVCAGLLVTLCAIVFQIHCRADCHFGNSSNPHHLHRLHHPHHHHHHHHHHRHRNKPYRHRVGCPLHQPLDSNPDSMAVVSAEPQTRDHEPDDWDETYDLSSRRRQRFERALLRAGLYTSAEELDRAQRLEERERVLREIWMNGQPDISTVTQSLNRYY from the exons ATGAGCGCGACCACAACTGGAAGCCCAAATATGGAGGTGACAGTGGTCACCCAGGAGATGGCGTTGCTGAGCAACATATTGGCAGCTTACACCTTCATTGTTG acCAGCCTGAGCGGACCACGCTGGTGTTTGTCAGCGGTGTGTGTGCTGGTCTTCTGGTCACTCTCTGTGCCATCGTCTTCCAGATTCACTGTCGAGCCGACTGCCACTTTGGCAACAGTAGCAatcctcaccatcttcatcgtctgcaccatcctcaccatcaccaccaccaccatcatcatcaccgccACAGAAACAAGCCGTACCGCCACCGTGTGGGCTGTCCGCTGCACCAGCCCTTGGACAGCAATCCAGACAGCATGGCGGTCGTTTCTGCTGAACCCCAGACTCGCGACCATGAACCGGACGACTGGGATGAAACCTATGACCTGTCTTCGAGGAGGCGGCAACGTTTTGAGAGAGCTCTCCTGAGAGCTGGACTCTACACCTCAGCTGAAG AGCTGGACCGAGCCCAGCGGCTAGAGGAGCGCGAACGAGTCCTCCGAGAGATCTGGATGAATGGACAGCCGGACATCAGCACAGTCACTCAAAGCCTCAACAGATATTACTGA
- the adpgk2 gene encoding ADP-dependent glucokinase yields MEGGGRVAWVKYGPVVSVFAVLLAVWFRSPENTVLDDRLDTVLSSLLRAERKVGMNSIARPRVAVGFGGCVDLIVDGVSLLNKIGLPPTEQPLHHDYIESAEQLAQSFAYFFAPGAAAERFVLNDTLFNELVEASRDLPGNRWAVGGNAPVMAGRMATEGCDVLLGGSFSSDFTDVLSQHITVAGNTVEEPDIHLILEYPSGAEWGSYTSRRANRYIVHSDDHNPYLASMEEFAKKLQTFEPDLLVVGGLQMMDNFPFHAGERATLLSRLADLLSSATPTIGVHFEMASFVEESIMEDLLHYVIPHADSLGMNEQELPNLLSLLKGSNITVLSDPNPRVATVLDQMREVYRLLNQRYQDASAESEEEATLKPLTRLHVHTLAFQAMIVTRGSKWKNTMSATAKASLTANRHVCGSNDIDPSKARLIMDDSFSVSRREGSQRIPLQESKPVSCWYEDDYEICVAPVLVCTEVYQTAGGGDNISAAGLVLQI; encoded by the exons ATGGAGGGGGGCGGCCGGGTTGCCTGGGTAAAGTATGGGCCTGTCGTGTCCGTGTTTGCGGTCCTCCTGGCCGTATGGTTCCGGTCTCCGGAGAACACGGTGCTGGACGACCGGCTGGATACCGTGCTGTCCTCGCTCCTCCGGGCGGAGCGCAAAGTCGGGATGAACAGCATCGCGAGACCGCGAGTTGCAGTCG GCTTTGGGGGATGCGTGGACCTGATCGTGGACGGTGTCTCACTGCTGAACAAGATCGGTCTCCCGCCCACCGAGCAGCCACTTCATCATGACTACATAGAGAGCGCAGAGCAGCTGGCTCAGAGTTTTGCATACTTCTTTGCTCCgggagctgctgcaga GCGTTTCGTGCTGAACGACACACTCTTCAACGAGCTGGTGGAGGCGTCTCGTGATTTACCTGGGAACAGATGGGCCGTCGGTGGAAACGCTCCAGTGATGGCAGGTCGCATGGCAACCGAGGGCTGCGACGTGCTCCTGGGGGGCAGCTTCAGCTCTGACTTCACTGACGTCCTGTCTCAGCACATCACAG tgGCAGGCAACACTGTTGAGGAACCGGATATCCACCTCATCCTGGAGTATCCCTCTGGAGCAGAATGGGGGAGCTACACTTCACGCAGGGCCAACAG GTATATCGTCCACAGCGACGATCACAACCCCTACCTGGCCTCCATGGAGGAGTTTGCCAAGAAACTCCAAACCTTTGAGCCCGACCTGCTGGTGGTGGGAGGACTGCAGATGATGGACAACTTCCCCTTCCACGCTG GTGAGCGAGCAACTCTCCTCTCCCGACTGGCCGACCTGCTCTCCTCTGCGACACCCACCATTGGGGTCCATTTTGAGATGGCCAGTTTTGTGGAAGAGAGTATAATGGAAGACCTGCTGCACTACGTCATCCCTCAT GCAGACTCCCTTGGGATGAACGAGCAGGAGCTCCCTAACTTGCTGAGTCTGCTGAAAGGCTCCAACATCACCGTTCTGTCAGACCCGAACCCACGCGTGGCCACCGTGCTGGACCAGATGAGGGAAGTCTATCGCCTGTTAAACCAGCGCTACCAGGACGCCAGTGcagagagtgaggaggaggctACACTCAAGCCCCTGACCAGACTGCACGTGCACACGCTGGCCTTCCAGGCCATGATTGTCACGAGGGGCTCCAAGTGGAAGAACACCATGTCTGCCACGGCCAAGGCCTCGCTTACCGCCAACCGCCACGTCTGCGGTTCTAATGACATTGACCCCAGCAAGGCCCGGCTCATCATGGACGACTCCTTCTCTGTCAGCCGCCGGGAGGGAAGTCAGCGAATCCCCCTGCAGGAGTCCAAACCTGTCAGCTGCTGGTACGAGGACGACTATGAGATCTGCGTGGCGCCAGTCCTGGTGTGCACCGAGGTTTACCAGACTGCCGGCGGAGGGGACAACATCTCAGCAGCTGGTCTGGTTTTGCAGATCTGA
- the ctsba gene encoding cathepsin B — protein MWRVAFILFAASMSLSVARPRLKPLSIEMVNYINKINTTWKAGHNFHNVDYSYVQKLCGTFLKGPKLPLMVQYAGDMKLPEEFDSRTQWPDCPTLQEIRDQGSCGSCWAFGASEAISDRVCIHSNAKLSVEISAEDLLSCCDSCGMGCNGGYPSAAWDFWTKEGLVSGGLYDSHIGCRPYSISPCEHHVNGSRPPCTGEEGDTPACVFQCEPGYTPSYKKDKHFGKTSYSVPSEVEQIQAEIYKNGPVEGAFTVYEDFVLYKSGVYKHVTGSALGGHAIKVLGWGVEDGIPYWLCANSWNTDWGDNGFFKILRGSDHCGIESEIVAGVPQ, from the exons ATGTGGCGTGTGGCCTTCATCCTGTTTGCCGCCAGCATGTCGCTGAGCGTGGCCAGACCCCGCCTTAAGCCGCTGTCCATTGAGATGGTCAACTATATAAACAAGATCAACACCACCTGGAAG GCTGGTCACAACTTCCACAATGTCGATTACAGTTATGTGCAGAAACTCTGTGGTACCTTCCTCAAAGGACCCAAGCTGCCACTCAt GGTCCAGTATGCTGGAGACATGAAGCTTCCTGAGGAGTTTGACTCCAGGACTCAGTGGCCTGACTGTCCTACCCTACAGGAGATCAGAGACCAGGGCTCGTGTGGATCTTGCTGG GCGTTTGGTGCTTCAGAGGCCATTTCCGACCGCGTGTGCATCCACAGCAATGCCAAGCTGAGTGTGGAGATCTCTGCTGAGGATCTGCTCAGCTGCTGTGATAGCTGTGGCATGGG aTGCAACGGTGGCTACCCGTCTGCTGCTTGGGATTTCTGGACCAAAGAGGGTCTGGTGTCTGGGGGGCTCTATGACTCTCACATTG GCTGTCGGCCGTACTCCATCTCCCCATGTGAGCACCATGTGAACGGGAGCAGACCCCCCTGCACGGGTGAAGAGGGAGACACTCCAGCCTGCGTCTTCCAGTGTGAGCCTGGATACACACCCAGCTACAAGAAGGACAAGCATTTTG GTAAAACTTCGTACAGCGTTCCCTCCGAGGTGGAGCAGATCCAGGCAGAAATCTACAAGAATGGACCAGTAGAGGGCGCTTTCACCGTCTATGAGGACTTCGTTCTGTACAAGTCTG GTGTGTACAAGCATGTGACTGGCTCTGCTCTGGGGGGTCACGCCATTAAGGTTCTCGGTTGGGGAGTGGAAGATGGCATTCCTTACTGGCTGTGTGCCAACTCATGGAACACTGACTGGGGTGACAACG GGTTTTTCAAAATCCTGCGTGGATCTGATCACTGTGGAATCGAGTCTGAGATCGTGGCTGGAGTCCCACAATAG
- the xkr5b gene encoding XK-related protein 5b has product MRDYTVTPSHGGGCVPCCQVCVFAFTAFLIIAERTALIYCFVYYLWIGHNYCYAHLAGFTALFLLPGWGPQWLSYLWYLCDGRIRRKSLVWTHVLHLGIFKRLWECMQLPDLDVYTEIMQQADVSALRLLEALLVTLPQTLLQTYVLICTDIGIKSPASVCFVVCVLSLAWALVLYARACSLIRPGHLHMTPAAILCRLFWRVGMLGSRFAVLMLFTRVFKQWVLGVIGVHWLGATFWMVSQQTDIIRSTSRWRIFNLVLGAIHIFLFLNVKYGQSRYRMAGFYLVMFLENMFLLLASSWLFTMVSWDTVGIPAAVFCSFLIGVIALVLYYRFLHPKSFEIFQSIRHRGISGACTGHGSMLSLEEKVAPTFPRHTTTLSGGGTLMDLPLQWEGWKHHHWLLIRLALKTGNVSTIWSAYGEGGLAGLMGLSEEIHSPDHPRLPQVQRAPLPVPQIQQPAPQPLPQPQPRPAPVIQPPVVKEVVQPPKPAPSTVIARPVRKAPVSQDVCIFPEIIPVQELIIEEKTEEEISVAASDGRGEEEFQSAAYGSPTLSSPRPDSLRHIDSNAASLTQNTDASSSVGSLDIKTPGWSPERHSPLLMASPEKKGSFPGESNTTLYFSADAQSPSSGSYLGWGSELSPISTYRSPYRIREARFITSTPRVEPRPESPVLAPVVVTPATPGTTPRQTPGGTPRASSPTGSTPAASTPGSMTPGATTPSTPIVPLTPIISHARKQIVQFVDSRERAV; this is encoded by the exons ATGCGGGACTACACGGTGACCCCGAGTCACGGAGGCGGCTGCGTCCCCTGCTGTCAAGTCTGCGTCTTCGCGTTCACCGCATTCCTCATCATTGCGGAGAGGACCGCGC TCATCTATTGCTTTGTCTACTATCTGTGGATCGGTCACAACTACTGCTACGCTCACCTGGCTGGATTCACCGCTCTGTTCCTGCTGCCTG GCTGGGGCCCTCAGTGGCTCAGCTACCTGTGGTACCTGTGTGACGGACGGATTCGTAGAAAGTCTCTGGTGTGGACACATGTGTTGCACCTCGGCATCTTCAAAAG gctgTGGGAGTGCATGCAGCTTCCTGACCTGGACGTGTACACAGAGATCATGCAGCAGGCTGATGTGTCGGCTCTCCGGCTGCTGGAGGCTCTGCTGGTGACTCTCCCTCAGACTCTTCTGCAGACGTACGTGCTCATCTGTACCGACATCGGAATCAAGTCTCCAG CATCAGTGTGCTTCGTGGTGTGTGTGCTGTCTCTGGCCTGGGCTCTGGTTCTGTACGCCAGAGCCTGTTCCCTCATCAGACCTGGCCACCTTCACATGACGCCCGCCGCCATCCTGTGTCGACTCTTCTGGAGG GTCGGCATGTTGGGATCTCGCTTTGCTGTTCTGATGCTCTTCACCCGGGTCTTCAAGCAGTGGGTCCTGGGAGTCATTG gAGTGCACTGGCTGGGTGCTACGTTCTGGATGGTGTCTCAGCAGACCGACATTATCCGCTCCACGAGCCGATGGAGAATCTTCAACCTGGTGCTGGGAGCCATTCACATTTTCCTCTTCCTCAACGTGAAGTACGGCCAGTCTAGGTATCGCATGGCAGGATTCTACCTG GTCATGTTTTTGGAGAACATGTTTCTGCTCTTGGCGTCCTCCTGGTTGTTCACCATGGTCTCTTGGGACACAGTGGGAATACCGGCCgctgtgttttgcagcttccTGATTG GTGTGATTGCACTGGTGCTGTATTATCGCTTCCTCCATCCCAAATCCTTTGAGATCTTCCAGAGTATCCGACACAGAGGCATTAGCGGAGCCTGCACGGGACATGGATCGATGCTTTCGTTGGAGGAGAAAGTTGCTCCCACTTTCCCTCGCCACACTACAACACTTTCAG GCGGCGGAACCCTAATGGATCTTCCACTTCAGTGGGAAGGCTGGAAGCATCATCACTGGCTGCTGATTCGCTTGGCGCTGAAGACCGGCAACGTGTCAACGATCTGGTCTGCGTACGGAGAGGGTGGGCTGGCAGGACTGATGGGTCTCTCTGAAGAAATCCACTCCCCGGATCATCCTCGCCTGCCTCAG GTTCAACGGGCTCCACTGCCAGTGCCACAGATTCAACAGCCGGCGCCACAGCCTCTGCCTCAGCCTCAGCCACGTCCAGCCCCTGTGATCCAACCACCAGTG GTGAAGGAGGTGGTCCAGCCGCCCAAGCCAGCTCCAAGCACCGTCATAGCCCGACCGGTGAGGAAGGCTCCAGTCAGCCAGGATGTCTGCATATTTCCTGAGATCATTCCAGTCCAGGAGTTGATCATTGAAGAGAAAACCGAAGAGGAGATCAGCGTTGCTGCGTCAGATGGGAGAG GTGAGGAGGAGTTTCAAAGTGCAGCATACGGGTCACCGACACTATCGTCTCCTCGCCCGGACAGCCTCCGCCACATCGACAGCAACGCAGCATCTCTGACGCAGAACACAGATGCCTCCTCCTCAGTGGGCTCGCTGGACATCAAGACCCCCGGCTGGTCTCCTGAGCGTCACTCTCCTCTCCTGATGGCTTCTCCAGAGAAAAAAGGCTCCTTCCCTGGGGAGTCCAACACCACTCTGTACTTTAGCGCTGACGCACAGTCCCCCTCCTCTGGGAGTTACCTGGGCTGGGGCTCCGAGCTGTCGCCCATCTCCACCTACAGAAGCCCCTACCGCATCAGAGAGGCTCGTTTCATCACCTCCACACCACGAGTGGAGCCTCGACCCGAAAGCCCAGTTCTGGCTCCAGTGGTGGTGACTCCAGCAACTCCAGGAACGACGCCGAGGCAGACGCCCGGGGGAACCCCTCGGGCTTCCTCCCCCACTGGCTCCACCCCAGCGGCCTCAACACCTGGCTCCATGACCCCTGGTGCTACCACGCCCAGCACTCCCATCGTTCCTCTCACCCCCATCATCTCACACGCCAGAAAACAGATTGTCCAGTTCGTGGACAGTAGGGAGAGAGCAGTGTAA